A genomic region of Anaerobacillus alkaliphilus contains the following coding sequences:
- a CDS encoding class I SAM-dependent methyltransferase, which translates to MNNQWNKFIYKLWSPFYDKIFNSSIFLTTRKKIFKDLSFSNHEKVLFVGVGTGVDLELINHTNLNITAIDISPDMLEKAKQKFGNKYITFLEMDAQQLSFEDGTFDYVIASLVLSVVPNPKICLNEILRVVKNNGEIIIFDKFSRRNTMFKKIVRPLIRLLGTDIGINFEELALANSHPLNIIEDQDVMFQGMYRKIIVSK; encoded by the coding sequence ATGAATAATCAATGGAATAAGTTCATATATAAATTATGGTCACCTTTTTACGATAAAATCTTTAATTCTAGTATTTTCCTTACCACAAGGAAGAAAATATTCAAAGATTTATCTTTCTCAAACCATGAAAAAGTTCTCTTTGTAGGCGTTGGAACAGGAGTAGACTTAGAGTTAATCAATCATACTAACCTAAACATTACAGCGATTGATATATCACCAGATATGCTGGAAAAGGCAAAACAAAAATTTGGAAATAAGTATATAACTTTTCTAGAAATGGATGCTCAACAACTAAGTTTTGAAGATGGTACATTTGATTATGTAATCGCAAGCTTAGTTCTATCGGTTGTGCCAAATCCCAAAATCTGTTTAAATGAAATATTAAGAGTAGTTAAAAATAATGGGGAAATTATCATTTTTGATAAATTTTCCAGAAGAAATACCATGTTTAAAAAGATAGTTAGACCGCTTATACGTCTGTTAGGGACGGATATAGGGATTAATTTTGAGGAGCTAGCTCTAGCAAATAGTCACCCATTAAATATAATAGAGGACCAAGATGTCATGTTTCAAGGAATGTACCGGAAAATTATTGTTTCAAAGTAA
- a CDS encoding LTA synthase family protein has protein sequence MAFEKIKELLARNKFMSIAIFLLWIKTYFIYKIGFKIPTENVLQEFLLLINPLSSAVLLIGFCLFFKGKFKSIAIILLSLIGSVILYGNLVYYRFFADFLTWPVLFQTSNAKDLQGSAFELMSLFDLIIFADFFILLIILVKNKLPQIEPHRFDKVRVFSLALLIFLVNLAIAQIERPQLLTRAFDREMLVKNIGMVNYHIYDGFIQSKAKTQRVFASSSDIVEVRNYTMSNFKKPDSDLYGIAQDKNIILISMESIQSFVINNQVDGEEITPFLNSLINDSYYFENFYHQTSQGKTSDSEFIIANSLFGKNSGAVFFTHSGNEYEALPEILKKEGYYTSVMHANNKSFWNRDLMYEAFGYDYFFDIDSYEVTEENSVGWGLKDADFFEQSIAHLKLQPEPFYTKFITLTNHFPFELYEEDQLINELETNSRTLNQYVTTVRYMDHAIEVFFERLKAEGLYENSIFVLYGDHYGISDYHNRAMSQFLEKDEITPFDSVQLQRVPMYIHIPGHRNHETLQTVAGQIDVRPTILHLLGIENRNKIQFGTDLLSPYRNSYVVLRDGSFVTDTHVFTKDKCYLKSTGEEVDITDCEPFSQKAKLDLYYSDKVIYGDLLRFDLEE, from the coding sequence ATGGCCTTTGAGAAGATAAAAGAATTACTAGCTAGAAATAAGTTTATGTCAATAGCGATTTTTTTATTATGGATAAAAACGTATTTTATCTATAAAATAGGCTTCAAAATACCAACTGAAAATGTATTACAAGAATTTTTATTATTGATTAACCCTTTAAGTTCGGCAGTTTTACTAATAGGATTTTGCTTGTTCTTTAAAGGGAAGTTTAAAAGTATAGCGATTATTTTATTAAGCCTTATAGGGTCAGTCATTCTATATGGTAATTTAGTATACTATCGCTTTTTTGCAGATTTTCTTACTTGGCCAGTATTGTTTCAAACAAGCAATGCTAAAGATTTACAGGGTAGTGCGTTTGAATTAATGAGCTTGTTTGATCTTATCATATTCGCAGATTTTTTCATTCTGCTAATTATCCTAGTAAAGAATAAGCTACCTCAAATTGAACCTCATAGATTTGATAAGGTTAGAGTATTTTCACTTGCACTGTTGATTTTCTTGGTCAATTTAGCAATCGCCCAAATAGAGCGCCCACAGTTATTAACTCGTGCATTTGACCGTGAAATGTTGGTCAAAAATATAGGTATGGTTAACTACCACATTTATGATGGCTTTATTCAGTCTAAAGCTAAAACACAACGAGTGTTTGCGAGTAGTTCTGATATTGTTGAAGTGAGAAACTATACAATGAGCAATTTTAAAAAGCCTGATAGTGATTTGTATGGAATTGCTCAAGATAAAAACATCATCTTAATATCAATGGAATCTATCCAAAGTTTTGTTATTAATAACCAAGTAGATGGGGAAGAAATTACACCGTTTTTAAATAGCCTAATCAATGATAGTTATTATTTTGAGAATTTCTATCATCAAACTTCTCAAGGGAAAACGTCAGATTCTGAATTTATTATTGCTAATTCCCTATTTGGTAAGAATAGTGGTGCGGTTTTCTTTACCCATTCAGGGAACGAATATGAAGCACTCCCTGAAATCCTCAAAAAGGAAGGGTATTATACTTCTGTGATGCATGCAAATAATAAAAGCTTCTGGAACCGAGATTTAATGTATGAGGCTTTCGGTTATGATTACTTTTTTGATATCGATTCTTATGAGGTAACTGAAGAGAACTCAGTTGGTTGGGGTTTAAAGGATGCTGACTTTTTTGAGCAATCAATCGCCCATTTAAAATTACAGCCAGAACCTTTTTACACGAAGTTTATAACGTTAACGAATCACTTCCCATTTGAACTTTATGAGGAAGACCAACTGATTAATGAGTTAGAGACAAACAGCCGAACTCTTAATCAATATGTAACAACCGTTCGCTATATGGATCACGCAATAGAGGTATTCTTTGAGAGATTGAAAGCTGAAGGGTTATATGAAAATTCAATCTTTGTTCTCTATGGTGACCATTATGGTATATCAGATTATCACAATCGTGCCATGAGTCAGTTTTTAGAAAAGGATGAAATTACTCCTTTTGATAGTGTACAGTTGCAACGTGTACCTATGTATATTCATATACCCGGTCATAGAAACCACGAAACCTTACAAACTGTTGCTGGTCAAATTGATGTTAGGCCAACGATTTTGCATTTACTAGGGATTGAAAATCGAAACAAAATTCAGTTTGGAACAGATCTTTTGTCACCTTATCGTAATTCCTACGTCGTCTTGCGGGATGGCAGTTTTGTTACTGATACTCATGTTTTTACAAAAGATAAATGTTATCTAAAGAGTACTGGAGAGGAAGTTGATATAACAGATTGTGAACCATTCTCTCAAAAAGCAAAGTTAGATCTCTATTACTCAGATAAAGTCATTTATGGTGACCTATTAAGGTTTGATTTAGAAGAATAG
- a CDS encoding DUF368 domain-containing protein produces MRNIIRGVVMGITDLIPGISGGTIAMVLGFYHELVEAINGLFSKNWRKHVLFLAPLLLGIGIALLAFSRIIEWLIANHSLPLFFFFNGLILGIIPFLLREANFKKTFRLTHYSLMVLAALLVVATGFLREEDMEVIWTNLSFVQYIYLFFAGWLASSAMILPGISGSLIFLLLGVYPTVINSISNLNISVLAIIGIGIVIGLVLTSRLIQFLFLRFSTSTFAAMIGLVLGSLIIIFPGIPQTIPYGILCVVLFFIGAFLAYMLGKSEHS; encoded by the coding sequence ATGAGAAATATTATTCGTGGAGTTGTCATGGGGATTACCGATTTAATCCCAGGAATTAGCGGGGGAACCATTGCAATGGTACTAGGTTTTTATCATGAACTCGTTGAAGCCATTAATGGTTTATTTAGTAAGAATTGGCGGAAGCATGTGTTATTTTTAGCGCCACTATTACTTGGGATTGGAATTGCATTACTAGCATTTAGTCGTATCATTGAATGGCTAATTGCCAATCACTCACTACCTTTGTTTTTCTTTTTCAATGGGTTAATTCTAGGAATAATCCCTTTTTTATTGCGAGAGGCAAACTTTAAGAAGACATTTCGCCTTACCCATTATAGCCTAATGGTACTAGCAGCATTATTAGTCGTTGCTACCGGCTTTCTCCGAGAGGAAGATATGGAAGTAATTTGGACAAACTTAAGTTTTGTACAATATATTTACCTCTTTTTCGCTGGTTGGCTGGCAAGTTCCGCCATGATCTTACCTGGAATTAGTGGCTCATTGATCTTTTTACTACTTGGGGTCTATCCTACTGTCATCAATTCCATATCTAATTTAAACATTTCGGTTCTTGCTATCATTGGGATAGGAATTGTCATTGGATTAGTACTTACAAGTAGACTCATCCAATTTTTGTTCCTCAGATTTAGTACATCTACCTTTGCAGCGATGATAGGGTTAGTATTAGGCTCACTCATTATCATCTTTCCAGGCATACCTCAGACCATTCCCTATGGTATATTATGTGTTGTTTTGTTTTTTATCGGTGCATTCCTAGCCTATATGCTAGGAAAGTCCGAACATAGTTAA
- a CDS encoding hemolysin family protein yields the protein MLVVLLIVLIILSAFFSSAETAFSSVNRIRLKNYVEQKRSGSVKALYIAENFDHALSTILVGNNIVNISAATISASLATDIFGASLGLPISTFAMTVIILIFGEIIPKSFAKEYAEELTLKISGLLLFLMKMISPITWFFVKLKLLLAKMVKPKEDSPTYTEEEIKELLNLSEAEGVIDKKENELVHRSLNFNNISVNQILIPRINVVAIDIDHPIEEIKQIFLKERYSRIPIYEGNIDNIIGILSEREFLGKLVQNGEIKVRELLRKPSYVIETLKISELLPELQRNKTHMAIVIDEFGGTAGVITMEDILEELVGEIWDEHDENIVTMNKIDKGNYEFLSELSLREFAETLKVSIPNSSYHTLGGWIIEVFGQVPSMGEEFKYEHLLINVSEIENRRVKKVLVKVIDID from the coding sequence ATGTTAGTAGTTTTACTAATAGTTCTCATTATTTTATCTGCATTTTTCTCTTCAGCGGAAACTGCGTTTTCTAGTGTAAATCGAATTAGGTTAAAAAACTACGTTGAACAAAAGCGGAGCGGTAGTGTGAAAGCTCTGTATATTGCTGAAAATTTTGATCATGCACTATCAACGATACTAGTGGGAAATAACATTGTAAACATCAGTGCTGCCACAATTTCGGCAAGTTTAGCTACTGATATTTTTGGTGCTAGTCTTGGTTTACCGATTAGTACATTTGCTATGACCGTAATTATTCTTATATTCGGTGAGATAATCCCAAAATCATTTGCTAAAGAGTACGCAGAAGAACTGACACTAAAAATATCTGGATTGTTGTTGTTCTTGATGAAAATGATAAGTCCTATTACATGGTTTTTTGTAAAGTTAAAATTATTATTAGCCAAGATGGTAAAACCAAAAGAGGACTCACCTACATACACAGAAGAAGAGATTAAGGAATTATTAAACCTTAGTGAAGCCGAGGGTGTAATCGATAAAAAAGAAAATGAACTAGTTCACAGGTCTTTAAATTTTAACAACATTAGTGTTAACCAAATTCTAATCCCAAGAATTAATGTAGTAGCAATTGATATAGATCATCCAATCGAGGAAATCAAGCAAATTTTTTTGAAAGAGCGATATTCAAGAATTCCTATCTACGAGGGAAATATAGATAATATTATTGGCATATTATCCGAGCGTGAGTTCCTAGGTAAACTTGTTCAAAATGGTGAAATTAAAGTTCGAGAACTATTGCGTAAGCCAAGCTATGTAATTGAAACATTAAAAATATCCGAACTTCTCCCTGAGTTACAAAGAAATAAGACACACATGGCTATTGTTATTGATGAATTTGGCGGGACTGCTGGGGTAATAACAATGGAGGATATTTTGGAAGAGCTAGTAGGAGAGATTTGGGATGAACATGATGAAAATATTGTTACAATGAACAAAATAGACAAAGGAAATTATGAATTTCTGTCTGAACTCTCATTAAGAGAATTTGCTGAAACTTTGAAGGTTTCTATACCTAATAGTTCCTACCATACGTTAGGTGGTTGGATTATTGAGGTTTTTGGACAAGTGCCTAGTATGGGTGAAGAATTTAAATATGAACATTTACTAATAAATGTTAGTGAAATAGAAAATCGAAGAGTAAAGAAAGTATTAGTTAAAGTAATTGATATTGATTAA
- a CDS encoding lytic transglycosylase domain-containing protein: MKKRMFIGIISFLLIILLSAQFKSEIKRGAIELLLSDQSIPRCYISVYKEAASEYEIPWEILAAIHRVETVFSNKDPMISYLGAVGHYQFMPRTWVGWEYPGTELGDINDGLDITDIDIIKKYGGYGVDASGDGKADPFDLLDATFTAAKYLADYGAASHDIEKALFAYNRSDEYVDSVLYYYDLYKQGFKEGKLDFYCYS, encoded by the coding sequence ATGAAAAAACGAATGTTTATAGGGATTATTTCCTTTCTTCTAATTATTCTTCTAAGTGCACAATTCAAATCAGAAATTAAAAGAGGAGCTATAGAATTATTGCTTTCGGATCAGTCTATACCACGGTGCTACATCTCAGTATATAAAGAAGCCGCAAGTGAATATGAAATTCCATGGGAGATTTTAGCTGCAATTCATCGGGTAGAAACAGTTTTTTCCAACAAAGATCCTATGATTAGTTATTTGGGGGCAGTTGGACACTATCAATTTATGCCTAGAACTTGGGTAGGTTGGGAATACCCAGGAACGGAGTTAGGCGATATAAATGATGGGCTAGATATTACTGATATAGACATTATTAAAAAGTATGGCGGTTATGGTGTCGATGCTTCTGGTGATGGGAAAGCAGATCCCTTTGATTTATTGGATGCTACCTTTACTGCCGCCAAGTATCTAGCTGATTATGGTGCTGCTAGTCATGATATTGAAAAGGCATTATTCGCTTATAACAGAAGCGATGAATACGTAGACTCTGTACTTTATTATTATGATTTATACAAACAAGGGTTTAAAGAAGGGAAATTAGATTTCTATTGTTATAGTTAA
- a CDS encoding YkvA family protein produces the protein MYKYMNRLKFIFRFKNFIPFLKDFFLSNEIPLRKKVIGIVLIVIYVLFPFDLIPDFILFFGVIDDIVVATFVLERMVKLAPQHLKDKYRLID, from the coding sequence ATGTATAAATATATGAATAGACTAAAGTTTATTTTTAGGTTTAAGAACTTTATTCCGTTTTTAAAAGATTTTTTCCTATCAAATGAAATACCGCTACGAAAAAAAGTTATTGGAATAGTACTTATCGTAATTTATGTATTATTCCCGTTTGATTTAATCCCAGATTTCATCTTGTTTTTTGGAGTGATCGACGATATAGTAGTTGCGACGTTTGTCTTAGAGAGAATGGTAAAATTAGCTCCACAGCATCTAAAAGATAAGTACAGATTAATTGATTAA
- a CDS encoding FbpB family small basic protein encodes MRKTKLSLKDLVTANKEEILKDKGQIEKIEKRIEDKYSKEK; translated from the coding sequence ATGAGAAAAACGAAACTCTCGTTAAAAGATCTTGTAACAGCAAATAAAGAAGAGATCTTAAAAGATAAAGGGCAAATTGAGAAAATTGAAAAACGAATTGAAGATAAATATAGTAAAGAGAAGTAA